The following proteins are encoded in a genomic region of Candidatus Dechloromonas phosphoritropha:
- the pheA gene encoding prephenate dehydratase — MSDELQKELAGVRADIDGIDGELLRLFNQRARCAQKVGEIKAAHGAAGHIYRPEREAQVLRRLQEANPGPLPGENITFFFREIMSACLALEEPLGIAFLGPLGTFSESAATKHFGHAARLLPQVSIDDVFREVESGHAQYAVVPVENSTEGAVGRTMDLLLATPLRICGELVLRIHQHLLSSEMDLDGITKVYSHAQSLAQCHEWLNRMLPNAQRIPVGSNAQAARNAVDEAGAAAIAGEVAAARYELPRLAENIEDEPNNTTRFLVLGKHDAGPSGRDKTSLIMSAPNRTGALHELLLPFAHAGVSMSRLESRPARHALWEYVFYVDVDGHRDDPAVRTALDELASRAAYLKILGSYPVAVY, encoded by the coding sequence ATGAGTGACGAACTGCAGAAGGAACTCGCCGGCGTCCGTGCTGATATCGACGGCATCGACGGCGAACTGCTGCGTCTGTTCAACCAGCGCGCCCGCTGCGCGCAGAAGGTCGGCGAGATCAAGGCCGCACATGGCGCGGCGGGGCACATCTACCGTCCCGAGCGCGAGGCGCAGGTGCTGCGCCGCCTGCAGGAAGCCAATCCCGGCCCGCTGCCGGGCGAAAACATCACCTTCTTCTTCCGCGAGATCATGTCGGCCTGCCTGGCGCTGGAAGAGCCGCTGGGCATCGCCTTTCTCGGTCCGCTCGGTACCTTCTCGGAATCGGCGGCGACCAAGCACTTCGGTCACGCGGCCCGCCTGCTGCCGCAGGTTTCGATCGACGATGTCTTCCGCGAGGTCGAGTCCGGGCACGCGCAGTACGCGGTAGTCCCCGTCGAAAACTCGACCGAAGGCGCGGTTGGCCGCACGATGGACCTGTTGCTGGCGACACCGCTGCGGATCTGCGGCGAACTCGTGCTGCGGATTCACCAGCATCTGTTGTCCAGCGAAATGGATCTCGATGGGATAACCAAAGTCTATTCGCATGCCCAGTCGCTGGCGCAGTGCCACGAGTGGCTGAACCGGATGCTGCCCAACGCACAGCGGATTCCGGTCGGCAGCAACGCGCAGGCGGCGCGGAATGCCGTGGACGAGGCAGGCGCGGCGGCGATCGCCGGTGAAGTCGCTGCTGCCCGCTACGAGCTGCCACGCCTGGCCGAAAACATCGAGGATGAGCCAAACAACACGACACGCTTCCTGGTGCTCGGCAAGCACGACGCCGGTCCGTCGGGCCGTGACAAGACCTCGCTGATCATGTCGGCACCCAATCGCACGGGCGCCCTGCATGAACTGCTGCTGCCCTTCGCCCATGCCGGCGTTTCGATGTCGCGCCTGGAATCGCGTCCTGCCCGCCATGCGCTGTGGGAATACGTCTTCTACGTCGATGTCGATGGTCATCGCGACGATCCGGCGGTGAGGACCGCGCTGGACGAACTGGCTAGTCGCGCTGCCTATCTGAAAATCCTCGGTTCCTACCCGGTCGCCGTTTATTGA
- a CDS encoding prephenate dehydrogenase/arogenate dehydrogenase family protein: protein MPEFGKVVVFGTGLIGGSFALALKEAEAVEEVVGFGRTPSTLRSAQKLGVIDRAGINPTHEIEDADIVLVATPVAQMPEIFGRIAPYLGPNTIVTDGGSTKGDVVAAARHAFGERISHFVPAHPIAGAENSGPSAARWDLYQGKKVVVTPLPENADDALDHIKRAWSLCGADIYELTPEAHDRVFAAVSHLPHLLSFALVHDLAVREDANLYFTFAASGFRDFTRIAASHPEMWRDICLANRDALLVELDSYREQLDELRVALARNDGKRLEEIFGVARQARREWADEG from the coding sequence ATGCCAGAATTCGGCAAAGTTGTCGTTTTTGGAACCGGACTGATCGGCGGCTCCTTCGCGCTGGCGCTGAAAGAAGCCGAAGCGGTCGAGGAAGTGGTCGGCTTCGGTCGTACGCCATCGACGCTGAGATCTGCGCAGAAACTCGGCGTTATTGACCGCGCCGGCATCAATCCGACCCATGAAATCGAGGATGCCGACATCGTTCTGGTTGCCACGCCGGTGGCGCAGATGCCGGAGATTTTCGGCCGTATCGCTCCGTACCTCGGTCCCAACACCATTGTCACCGACGGCGGATCGACCAAGGGCGATGTCGTTGCCGCAGCGCGCCACGCGTTCGGCGAGCGGATCAGCCACTTCGTGCCCGCGCACCCGATTGCCGGCGCCGAAAACAGTGGTCCATCGGCGGCGCGCTGGGATCTCTATCAGGGCAAGAAGGTCGTCGTCACGCCACTTCCGGAAAACGCCGACGATGCGCTTGACCACATCAAGCGCGCCTGGTCGCTGTGCGGGGCGGATATCTACGAACTGACGCCGGAAGCGCACGACCGTGTATTTGCCGCAGTCAGTCATCTGCCCCACCTGCTGTCGTTCGCGCTAGTTCATGATCTGGCGGTGCGCGAGGATGCCAACCTGTATTTCACCTTTGCCGCCTCGGGGTTCCGCGACTTCACGCGCATCGCTGCCAGCCACCCCGAAATGTGGCGCGACATCTGCCTCGCCAACCGCGACGCGCTGCTGGTCGAACTGGACAGCTATCGCGAGCAACTCGACGAACTTCGCGTGGCGCTGGCCCGCAACGATGGCAAGCGCCTCGAGGAAATCTTCGGGGTTGCCCGGCAGGCACGGCGCGAGTGGGCCGACGAAGGCTGA
- a CDS encoding DNA ligase, protein MIRLLRALLLAFALELPATLAGAEAPAILLAEVYRNQVDVSQYLVSEKLDGVRGIWDGQTLRFRSGKTISAPAWFLDGLPKRPLDGELWMGRGTFERLSGIVRREIPDEAEWRQVRYMIFELPGAPGTFTQRAALIREIVKQANVPWLREIEQFQVVDRNSLQKRMTEVVMAGGEGLVLHRADAPYETGRSDTLLKMKPWEDAEAVVIGHLPGKGRHAGKMGALRVRAKDGREFSLGTGFTDEQRRDPPPVGATVTYRYQDLTRKGLPRFASFLRVRMD, encoded by the coding sequence ATGATCCGCCTGCTGCGCGCACTGTTGCTGGCATTCGCGCTGGAGCTCCCGGCCACCCTGGCGGGCGCCGAAGCCCCGGCCATCCTGCTCGCCGAGGTCTATCGCAATCAGGTCGATGTCTCGCAGTATCTGGTCAGTGAAAAGCTCGATGGCGTGCGCGGCATCTGGGATGGCCAGACCCTGCGCTTCCGCAGCGGCAAGACCATCAGTGCACCGGCCTGGTTTCTCGATGGCCTGCCAAAGCGTCCTCTGGACGGCGAACTGTGGATGGGACGCGGTACCTTCGAACGGCTTTCCGGCATCGTTCGGCGCGAGATTCCCGATGAGGCCGAATGGCGGCAGGTGCGTTACATGATCTTCGAACTGCCTGGCGCACCCGGTACGTTTACCCAGCGCGCGGCGCTGATTCGCGAGATTGTCAAACAGGCCAATGTACCGTGGCTGCGTGAAATTGAGCAATTTCAGGTGGTCGACCGCAACAGCCTGCAAAAACGCATGACTGAGGTCGTCATGGCCGGCGGCGAAGGCTTGGTGCTGCACCGCGCCGATGCACCCTACGAAACCGGCCGTAGCGACACCCTGCTCAAGATGAAACCCTGGGAAGACGCCGAAGCGGTAGTCATCGGCCATCTGCCAGGCAAGGGCAGGCATGCCGGCAAGATGGGCGCCTTGCGCGTCCGTGCCAAAGACGGCCGCGAATTTTCGCTGGGCACCGGCTTCACCGACGAGCAACGCCGTGACCCGCCGCCAGTGGGCGCCACAGTTACCTATCGTTACCAAGACCTCACACGGAAGGGATTGCCGCGTTTCGCGAGTTTTCTGCGGGTGCGGATGGATTGA
- a CDS encoding histidinol-phosphate transaminase — translation MSLVEQALSYVRAISPYQPGKPISELAREMGIPVEKIVKLASNENPLGMSPRARRAVEAAISGVERYPDQFELIGAVAERCGVAQNQVVLGNGSNDVLDLIARVFLAPGRSAVFAQHAFAVYPLATLSTGAELIATPAKNYGHDLAAMRAAIRPDTRIVWVANPNNPTGNFLPYPEVRTFLEALPQDVVVVLDEAYNEYLPPAERVDTAGWIRDFPNLVVTRTFSKIFGLAGLRVGYALASAEIADLMNRVRQPFNVNNLAIAAAIAALDDHLFVAESYELNRRGMEQLVAGVKRLGLEHIPSHGNFVTFRAGDGAGVNQKLLKQGVIVRPIGGYGLPEWLRVTIGTEPENARFLEALERAL, via the coding sequence ATGAGCCTCGTTGAACAAGCGCTGTCTTACGTTCGCGCCATTTCGCCCTACCAGCCGGGCAAGCCGATCAGCGAACTGGCCCGCGAGATGGGTATTCCGGTTGAAAAGATCGTCAAGCTGGCCTCCAACGAAAATCCGCTGGGCATGAGTCCGAGGGCGAGAAGAGCGGTCGAGGCGGCGATCAGCGGCGTCGAGCGCTACCCGGACCAGTTCGAACTGATCGGGGCAGTGGCCGAGCGTTGCGGCGTGGCGCAGAATCAGGTCGTCCTCGGCAACGGTTCCAACGACGTGCTCGACCTGATCGCCCGTGTTTTCCTGGCCCCGGGTCGCTCCGCCGTGTTCGCGCAACATGCCTTCGCGGTTTATCCGCTGGCCACGCTGTCGACCGGCGCCGAGTTAATTGCGACGCCAGCGAAGAACTACGGCCACGATCTCGCCGCGATGCGCGCCGCAATCCGGCCCGATACGCGCATTGTTTGGGTCGCGAATCCGAACAATCCGACCGGCAACTTCCTGCCCTACCCGGAAGTGCGCACCTTTCTCGAAGCGTTACCGCAAGACGTGGTGGTCGTCCTCGACGAGGCCTACAATGAATACCTGCCGCCGGCCGAGCGCGTCGACACCGCCGGCTGGATCAGGGATTTTCCCAATCTGGTCGTCACCCGTACCTTCTCGAAGATTTTCGGTCTGGCCGGACTGCGCGTCGGCTACGCGCTGGCTTCGGCGGAAATCGCCGACCTGATGAACCGCGTGCGCCAGCCGTTCAACGTCAACAACCTGGCAATTGCGGCGGCCATCGCCGCGCTCGACGACCACCTGTTCGTCGCCGAAAGCTACGAACTCAACCGGCGCGGCATGGAGCAACTGGTCGCTGGAGTCAAGCGCCTCGGGCTGGAACACATTCCTTCGCACGGAAACTTCGTCACCTTTAGGGCAGGCGACGGGGCGGGTGTGAATCAGAAGCTTCTGAAACAGGGCGTCATCGTGCGGCCGATCGGCGGCTACGGCCTGCCGGAATGGCTGCGTGTCACCATCGGCACTGAACCGGAAAACGCCCGCTTCCTCGAAGCGCTGGAGAGGGCGCTGTAG